From the Desulfovibrio sp. JY genome, one window contains:
- the rfbB gene encoding dTDP-glucose 4,6-dehydratase: MRLLVTGGCGFIGSNFIRDMLDRHDDLTIVNLDALTYAGNRQSLSDVEAAHGGSRYFFARGDIANSELALHLFEEHRIEAVVNFAAETHVDRSINDASPFIRTNVAGTQSLLDAARLFGIERFVHVSTDEVYGTLGPDGKFSEETPLAPNSPYSASKAGADMLVRAAHETYGMDTVITRCSNNYGPFQFPEKLIPLMFSRAMADEPLPVYGDGKNVRDWIYVTDHCRGVELALVKGRAGEVYNFGGDAEKPNLEVVRTILATLGKPESLIRFVTDRPGHDRRYAMDFTKAARELGFAPEYDFKRGIAATMDWYRQNGEWLKSVESGAYRQFMDKWYGGRA, from the coding sequence CGGCTTTATCGGCTCCAACTTCATCCGCGACATGCTGGACCGCCATGACGACCTGACCATCGTCAATCTCGACGCCCTGACCTATGCCGGCAACCGCCAAAGCCTGTCCGACGTGGAAGCGGCCCATGGCGGTTCCCGTTATTTCTTCGCCCGGGGCGACATCGCCAACAGCGAGCTGGCGCTGCACCTGTTCGAGGAACACCGGATCGAGGCCGTGGTCAATTTCGCGGCCGAGACCCACGTGGACCGCTCCATAAACGACGCCTCGCCTTTCATCCGCACCAACGTGGCCGGCACCCAGAGCCTGCTCGACGCGGCCCGGCTCTTCGGCATCGAGCGCTTCGTCCACGTCTCCACCGACGAAGTCTACGGCACGCTGGGCCCGGACGGAAAATTCTCCGAGGAAACGCCGCTTGCCCCCAACAGCCCCTACTCGGCCAGCAAGGCCGGGGCGGACATGCTGGTGCGGGCGGCCCACGAGACCTACGGCATGGACACGGTCATCACCCGCTGCTCCAACAACTACGGCCCGTTCCAGTTCCCGGAGAAGCTCATTCCCCTCATGTTCTCCCGGGCCATGGCCGACGAACCGCTGCCGGTCTACGGCGACGGGAAAAACGTGCGCGACTGGATCTACGTCACGGACCATTGCCGGGGCGTGGAGTTGGCCCTGGTCAAGGGCCGGGCCGGCGAGGTCTACAATTTCGGCGGCGACGCGGAAAAGCCCAACCTCGAGGTAGTGCGGACCATCCTTGCCACCCTGGGCAAGCCCGAAAGCCTCATCCGGTTCGTCACCGACCGGCCCGGCCACGACCGCCGCTACGCCATGGACTTCACCAAGGCGGCGCGGGAGCTGGGCTTTGCGCCCGAGTACGATTTCAAGCGCGGCATCGCGGCCACCATGGACTGGTACCGCCAGAACGGGGAGTGGCT